Genomic segment of Xanthomonas sp. DAR 35659:
CCCGACGGCAGCGCCCTGGTCAGCGAGAAGCGCGGCACCTTGAAACGCTTCGATCCGGTCAGCGGCCGCACCGGCACGGTCAGCGGCGTGCCCACGGTCGCCTACGGCGGCCAGGGCGGTTTCGGCGACGTGCTGCCGCATCCGGCCTTCGCCCGCAACGGCTGGGTGTATCTCAGCTACGCCGAGGCCGGCAGCGGCGGCACCCGCGGCGCCGCGGTGGCGCGCGCCAAGCTGACCGTGGACGGCAATGGCGGCGGCGCGCTGTCGCAACTGAAGGTGATCTGGCGCCAGCAGCCCAAGGTGAGCGGCGAAGGCCATTACGGCCATCGTCTGGCGTTCGGGCCCGACGGCAAGCTGTGGATCGGTTCCAGCGAGCGGCAGAAGTTCGATCCGGCGCAGGACATGAGCGGCAACCTGGGCAAGATCGTGCGCCTCAACGACGACGGCAGCGTGCCGGCGGACAACCCGTTCGCCAGCCGCGGCGGCGTGGCCGCGCAGGTGTGGTCGCTCGGTCATCGCAACGTGCTCGGCCTGGCCTTCGACGCGAAGGGGCAGCTGTGGGAACACGAGATGGGCCCGGCCGGCGGCGACGAACTGAACCTGATTCAGCACGGCGCCAACTATGGCTATCCGATCGTGTCCAACGGCGACCACTACGACGGCCGCCCGATTCCCGACCACGCCACGCGCCCGGAGTTCGCCGCGCCCAAGGTCAGCTGGACGCCGGTGATCTCGCCGGCCGGCTTCGTCGTCTACAACGGCAACACCTTCCCGCAGTGGCAAGGCAATGGCTTCATCGGCGGCCTGTCGTCGCAGACGCTGGTGCGTATCGAGTTCAACGGCCAGACCGCGCGCGAAGCGGCGCGCTACGACATGGGCAAGCGCATCCGCGAAGTGGAGCAGGGGCCGGATGGGGCGTTGTGGCTACTGGAAGACGGCGCGGGTGGGCGTTTGCTGAAGTTGCAGCCGGAGGAGAGTTGAGCGAACGCGCAACTCGTTTGATGGGATGGTTGCGTGGCGCGTCGGCGCGGCTTGGCGCTGGTGAGGTTCGGAGGATCGCTGGCCTCCGCGGCAGGTTGCCGGCCTGCCTCTCTTCCGCCGTCCGGTGATGGTGCGGCTGCGAGTGAAGTTTTGCGTGCCGTCCGGGTGTCTGTCGCGGCTGAAGCCGCTCCTACAGGGGCGTGGCTGGCGCAGATAGACGCGTGACTTCGGGTTGCGCGAGAGCGGGGGTGTAGCGAGCGATGGAGTTGCGCAGTCGAGCAACTCACATCGGACGTGTCGGAGAGGACGCTCCTTCCGAGCTAGCGCCGCACGCTATCGGCGAGAGACAATCCGGGCGCGCAACACGGCATGCCGCGTCATCGGCATGCCAGCGCCGTAAACGCGGTCAATCCTGGCCAGCCCGTTCCCAGGCACGGCGTACCGCGTGGCGCGCCTTGCTCCAACTCAGCGTTTGCGAACCCTTGTTGTTGTCCCAATCGCGGTGCAACTCCGCCTCGACCTGTTCGTAGGCGCGGGTCAGGTTGCGGATGCGTGCCTCGTGGCCTGCATGATAGGCCGGCTCGTAGTCTTCGAAGCGCTCGCCTTCGCTGTAGTAGGGCTCTTCCGCGAAGCGCTCGCGCCAGTACTGCGAGACGAGGCTGCGGTCGTCGTCGTTGGGTTCGCGGCCGGGGATCTGGTAGGGAACGCTCATTGCTAGGCTCCTTGGGAAACTGGCCTCCGACCGTAGCGACCGCGCCGTTAATGCGGCTCCAGCGCCGCGTGATCGGGGCATGAAGCGCGTGGCGGGCGGCGGAGGCGTGGCGCCCTCGTCGGCCCGACTCTCACGCAGGCCGCCGCCACCGCTGCGCGCCGTGCGAGGAATGGATTACGATCCGGCAACGTCGCCCGTCTTCATCCAGGTTCGTCATGGCCGCTACCGGTATCGCGCTGCTCACTCCGTACCTGGCCACGGCCGGCATCGGCTGGCTGTATTACCGGCGGATCCGCCGCTATTTCGGCCGCCAGCCCTGGCAGCCGCGTCGGACCGTGGCGCGGATGGTGATCCTGGCGCTGGCAACCGCGGCGCTGAGCTACCTGGCGGCGATGCTGCCCGCGGTCCGGCTCGGCATGGTCGTGGGGGCGCTGGCTGGCGCGGCCCTGGGGGCCGTCGCCTTGCGCCATACGCATGTCGAGGTGAGCAACGGCCAGCGCTTCTACACGCCCAATCCCTGGATCGGTGCCGGACTCAGCGTGCTGCTGCTCGGGCGCCTGGCCTGGCGCTGGGCCAGCGGCGCGTTTTCCGGCGGTAGCGCGCAATCGATGCAGAACGCCAGTCCACTGACCCTGGCGATCGCCGCAGCGCTGATCGCGTATTCGCTGGTGCATACCGGCGGGCTGTTGCTGCGCATGCGCGCGCTGGCGCAGTCACCGCGTCCCTGACAGGCGGACACCGCACGCGACACCGGTGCGGTCCGTTCGCGCCTACTGCGCCGCTGCGGCGGATTCGTAGGGCAGGGCGGTCGCGCCGGCGCCGCGCAGCGCCGCATCGGCGGCGTCCAGCTGCGGTGCCTCGCCTTCGATCACCACCAACACGCGCCCGGCCTCGATCTCTTCCTCGAAATTGCGTCGCACCGGATCGGGGACGGTCGCGCCGACCAGGGCCGAGGACCAACTGCCGACTAACGCGCCCGCGATGGCCATGACCCCGGCACCGGCCAGGGTGATGCCCAGTGGCGGCACCGCGATCGCCGCCAACCCCGCGAGCAGGCCGGCCGCGCCGCCGCCGACCGCGCCGCGCGCCGCGGCCGGCAAGGTGTCGGTCTTGACGTCCTTGCGCTCGTCCGGAATCGCGTCCAGCTCGATATCGCTGCGCGCGATCAGCGACAGGTCGTCGTTGTCGATGCCGGCGCCGCGCGCCGCTTGCAGGGCACGGGTGGCGGTCGCCACGTCGGGGGCGCTATAGACACGGCGTAGCTTCATCGCGAACTCCGGCATCGATCGAGGCGGATGTGCAGGGTCGAAGCGACGCGGTTACTCGCGCGTGACAGCGGCGCAAGGCCGCGTGAAGGCGCCAGCGCCGCGCCGTGGTGGCGCGGGTCGGCGTGTCGGAGTGGGCTACGGCGTCTTGCGCGGGAAGCGATACAGCAGCGCCCCGATCAGCAGCGCCACGCCGGCCGCGGCCAGGTTCTGCCAGCTGGCGCTGAGCAGCAGCGCCAAGGCCAGCAGCAGCGCCGCCAGCGGGATCAGCGGGCCGCCGGGGAGGCGCAAGGCGCCGGGCCGGTCGCGATAGCGCCGTGCCAGCACCAGCACCGCCGCGGCGGTGCCGATGTAGGCGAACAGGCGCGTGACCATCGACAGCAAGGCCAACTGCACGAACGTGCCGGACAGCGCCAGCGCCAGCGACAGCACGCCCTGCAGCACGATCGCCGCGGCCGGGGTGCGGAAGCGCGGATGCACCCGCGCCAGGAACGCGGGCCCGTAGCCGTCCTGTGCCAGCGCGAACAGGAAGCGCGGTCCCAGCATCACCGTGTTGCTGGTGGTGCCGAGGATGGAGATGGTGGCGCCGACGGTGAGCAGCAGCGCCAGCGCCTCGCCGCCGAAGCCGCTGGCGGCGTCGGCCAGCGGCGTGGCCGACTGCGCCACGTTCGTCAGCGTGCCCTGCGCGACCACCTGCACGGCCGCGTAGATCAGGGTGACGGTGACGATCATCGTGATCAGCGCGAACGGCACGTCGCGGCGCGGGTTGCGGTACTCGCCAGCGGCGGCGGGGATGTTCTCGAAACCGGCGTAGGCGAACAGCAGCAGCAAGGCCGCCTCGCCCATGTTGCCGAAGTCGCGCGGGTCCGGCGCCTTGCCCGAGAACGCCCACGACCAGTCCACGTAGAACAGGCCGATGGCGACGAACAGCAGCAGCGGGACCAACTTGCCGATCACCAGCGCCACGCCGGTCCGCGCGGCCGATTTCACCCCGATCACGTTGATGGCGGTGAGCAGGCCGAGCGAGCCGGCCACGATCGCCAGGCGCACGCCGCCGCCGGCCGCGGCCGGCCAGAATCGCACCACCGCATCGGCCAGGCCGTTGCTGAGCGCGGCGGCCGAACTGATCCGGGTCAGCCAGATCATCCAGCCGATCTCGAAGCCGGCGAAGCGGCCGAATGCCTCGCGCGCATACAGGTAGCTGCCGCCCGGCTCGTCGAAATAGCTGGCGGCCTGCGCGTAGCACAGCACCAGCAAGCCCACCGCCAGTCCGGCCAGCAGTACCGCCCACAGGCTCAGCGGCCCGAGCAGGGCGGCGGTGGCGGCGGGCAGCAGATAGATGCCGCTGCCGATGACGTCGTTGATGGACAGGCCGACGATCTGCCAGCGGCTGACCGCGCGGACCAGGCCCGGCTCGGGCGTGCCGCTCATGGCGCCGGTTCCAGCGCGGGCAGGGCCCAGGCGGTGCGCAGGCGCGCGTAGTCCTGGCGCGGCAGCAGCACGAACAGCGGCGCGGCGCCGGGTTGCAACCAGGCGAGCAGGCGTTGCATGTCGGAGGGCTCCATCGCGGTGCAGCCGGCGGTGGCCTCGCCTTGCGCGCGCCACAGGTGGGCGAAGATGCAGCTGCCGGCGCCGGGCTGCGCCTGCGGGTTGTGGCCGATCACGAAGCCCTCCCGGTAGCGGCGGTCGCCATCGTGATGCAGGTCCAGGCGCATCGGTTCGGTGGAGCCGGCGACCGCCTCGGCGCCGACCCGGTCGGCATCGACGATGCGGTTGTACAGCGGCGAATCGGGCACGTCGATGCAGTAGCTGCTTTCCCGCATCGGCTGGTACGGCAGCGCGCTGTCGATGCGCGGCGCGTAGCCGAAGGCCTCGCCGATGGTGAAGATGCCGGCCGGGCTGCGGCCATCGCCTTCCCGCTTCTGCGGACCGTCGGTCTGCGCGGGGTGCAGGCCGATGCCCCAGGCGCTGCCGTTGCGGCCGAGCGCCACGTCGAAGCGCTGTCCATGCGCGCGCCAGCCCTGCGCGTCGCGCTCGAACGCCTGCAGCTGGCCGCGCGGGCTGTCCCAGTCCGGCGCCACCACCAGCACCAGTTGCCGCGCCTGTTGCAGGGCCTGCGGCGCCGCGTCGTCGCGGGCGGTGCCGGCCAGGCAGGTGCCGGCGACGAGGGCGCACAGCAGCATCAGCGCTGTCTGCCAGATGCGGCGGCCTGCGCTGGCCTGCGTCAGGGCGGACAACCGCGGGAACTTCGGCATGCGCATCTCCGGTCGCGATCGGGCGGGGCGGGCCCCGCTCGTGGGTGTCGTCAAGTGTTGGCGGTGGTCAGGGTTGTGTTGGCATCCAGTCTCGGTACGAGGCCTGGCGGATGCCGCCATGTTGCACGTTACAACAGTTGCTTGGGAGGTGGCGGCGTGTCGTGCGCTTGGGCGCGCTACGGTGCGCTTGCATGCGTTGTTGCTATGCGGTGTTCGTCGTTGGTGGGCATTGCGGTATGGCGAGCTTGGTGGATCGATTTCAGTGAAGTGGCGATGTGATCCGTGGACATTGCGTTGCTAGGTTGCCTATGGACCTTCGCCTGTCGTTGATCCTGTTCCCGCATATGCCATTGTCCTGCCGCTGCCGCTGCCGCTGCCGCTGTTCTGTTGCTCGCCTTGTTGTTGGCTGTTGCTTTTGATCTTCCGGGTTCGCTTCCGTAGCGGCGAATAGGGTGGGAAAAACCCCGCAGGGGCGGCGCACATGGATGTGCGCCGTTCGCGGCAGGGGCAGGATGCCCCTTCCGCGAATCCCGACCTATTCGCGGACCCGGAGCGCGCAGCGCGGAGGGCGCGGAGGCAGGGTGTGCTTGACCAGCCTTCGGCTGTGGTGAAGCGCTTCTTTTGGTTACTTTTCTTTGCACAAGCAAAGAAAAGTAACTCGCCGCAAGGCGAAAGCTTTGCACTTGCCCTTGCTCTGGCTGTTGTGTGCGGAGCAATTAATGCCCTGTAGGAGCGGCTTCAGCCGCGACTGATACTTTCCGGGGAATGCCTCGGTCGCGGCTGAAGCCACTCCTACAAAAAGCACCAGCAAAAGCAACACGCAAAAGCCAAGCTTCCGCCTGGCGGCGGGTTACTTTTCTTTGCTCGTGCAAAGAAAAGTAACCAAAAGAAGCGCTTCACCACAGCCGAAGGCTGGTCAAGCACGCCCTGCCTACGCGCCCTCCGCGCTGCGCGCTACGGGTCCGCGGATGCACCGGGGATCCGCGGAAGGGGCATCCTGCCCCTGCCGCGGACGGCGCACATCCATGTGCGCCGCCCTTCGGGTGTTTCCCCGGTCCATCCGCCGCTGCGGAAGGGAACCCGGTAAGTCAAAAGCTAAAGTCAAAGACTAAAGGCACAAGCAAAGGCACAAGCAAAGGCACAAGCAAAGGCACAAGCAAAGGCACAAGCAAAGGCACAAGCAAAGGCACAAGCAAAGGCACAAGCAAAGGCACAAGCAAAGGCACAAGCAATAGCGCCACTGGCGGACGGAAGGCGCAGCGAAACATGAGCAGGGCAAGCGCCACCGTGCGCGGACATGCCATGCCCGCACCGGGCCTCCCCACTATCTGCGCGGCGGCAGCAGTTCCAGCCCGCGAATCTCGCGAATGCCCAGGCCCGGCGCATCGGTGATGGTGATTTCCGATTCGTTGAAGATCACCCCGCCGTCCACCGGGTCGAACAGGCACAGCGACGGGCCGTCCAGGTCCACCTTGGTGATGACGTCCGCCCTGGCCGCCGCCAGGTGCACCGCCGCCGCCACGCTGATGCTCGACTCCAGCATGCAGCCGATCATGCACGGCACCCCGTACGCCGCCGCGATATCGGCGATGCGGATCGCGTTGGAGAGCCCGCCGGCCTTCATCAACTTGATGTTGACGATGTCCGCGGCGCGACGCTGCAGCAGGTCGATCACCTGCGCCGGCGCGAACACGCTCTCGTCGGCCATCACCGGCGTATGGACCCGCTCGGTGACGTACTTCAGCCCCTCGATGTCCCATGCCTTGACCGGCTGCTCCAGCAGTTCCAGCACCACGCCCGCATCTTCCAGCACGCGCATCGCCGACACCGCCTGCTTCGGCGTCCAGCCCTGGTTGGCGTCCAGGCGCAGCGAAGCGCGGCCTCCGACCGCCGCGTGGATCGCCTTCACCCGTTCGATGTCCACGGCGACATCCTTGCCGACCTTGATCTTCAGCGCACTGAAGCCGCGCGCGAGCGCCGACAGCGCGTCGGCCACCATGACGTCGATGGCGTCCACGCTGATGGTGATGTCGGTGCGGATGGCCGGCGTGCCGCCGCCGAGCAGCTTGTACAGCGGCGCGCCGTACAGCTGCGCCCACAGGTCGTGGATCGCGATCTCGACCGCGGCCTTGGCGCTGCTGTTGCGCTGCAGCGCGCCCTGGATCAGCCCGGTGAGCCGGTTGAGGTTGGCGACTTCTTCGCCGATCAGCCGCGGTCTGATGAAGCGGTCGATCGCCTCGATGATCGAGCCATGGGTGTCGCCGGTGATTGGCGCGGTCGCCGGCGCTTCGCCGTAGCCGATGTGGCCGCTGTCGGTATGCACCAGCACCACCACGTCCTCGACCGCGTCCACGCTGCGCAGCGCGGTCTTGAACGGGGTCTTCAACGGTACCCGCAGCATGCCCAGTTGGAGGTCGGTGATCTTCATTCGCGGGCGATCGGGCGGACGCGTTGGATGCGGGTGATGCGGTCGATGAAGGGCGTGCCGTCGCTCAGCAGCATCGGCTCCAGCGGCGTCACCGACACGCCGTTGAGGCGCACGCGCTGCAACTGACTGGAAGCGTCGCGATAGCTGGCGCCGGCCACGTCGTGGATCACCCAGGTGTGTCCGCGATCGTGGCCGATCACCATCATCACGTGGCCGGGGATGTACACCAGATCGCCGACCTGCAATCGCGCCAGGATCTGTTGCCGTTGCGCCAGCGGCGCCGCGGCGGTGTACGCCACGCTGGCGAGGCTGGGGCTGCGCGCCTGGTCGCCGGTGTTGCGCGGCAAGGCCACGCCCAGGCTGCGATACACATCGGCGACGAAGCCGCTGCAGTCGCGCGCGTCGTAGTCGTTGCCCCAGCCATAGCGCTCGCCGAGGAACTTGAAGGCCTGCTGCAGCAGGTTGCGCTGGGTGGCCGGCAACGGCCCGGTGGCGACGTCGGCGCCGCGCGGCACCAGCGCTGGCGCCAGGCCCAGCCGTCCGTCCTCGCCACGCAATGGCAATTGCACCACGTACGCCGCCAGCGGCGACTGGCCATTGACCGTTTGCTGCGCCGGCCACTCCTCGCGCAGCGGCAGGGCGCTGCCCATGTCCAGCGCGACCTGCGATGCGGCCGGCAGTTCAGGAGTGAACGCAGTCAGCGCGCGCGCGCCGGTGACCACCAGCCGCGGCGTGCGCCGTGCGTAGTCCAGCACCGTTGTGCGCTCGCCTTCGGCGACGCGGTCGCGTTCGATCCAGGCCGCATAGTTCGGCGCCAGCACGAACAACCACCGACCATCGCGGCTGGCATGCAGGATCGCCACCGCGGTCCCGGGATACAGCGCCGACTCCTGGAAGCGGTCGATGTCGTGGTCGTCGCGACTGCCGAACGCACGTTGCCTGGTGGGGAAGGTGCGCAGCGCGGCGCGGCGTACCACCAGCGCGTAGCGTGGCGTGACCTCGGCAGGAATCGCCTCCACGGCCAGCGCCGACTGCAGGGAGGCCAGCCGCGCGGTGTCGAGGACGATGCCGTCCGCGTCGTAGAGCGTGCGCGTCGGCGTCGCCGACAGCGCCAGCATCTGCGCGCGCACCTGCGCGGCGCTGTAGCGATCGGGCAGCGCCTGCAGATCGTGCATGGAGGCATCGTGGCGCAGCAGGTGTGCATTGAAGGCCTGCACCTGCGCCGCGTCGAGCAGCGGACCTTGCGCGGCGGGCAGGCGCGCGACCCAGTAGTCGGCCTGCAACTGGCGGGCTTGCAACTGGAAGGGCACCGCCTGGTCGGCGCCGGCGGCCAGCAGCGGACCGCTCAGCGCCGCGGCCAGCAGCAGGCACAGGCCACGCATCGTGTTCATCGCACCCCGGAAATGGAAACAACCGCGACGGCTGCGCGTCGCGCATCGGCATAGTGTTTTTCTCGCTCCGGCTTGTCAAGAATGCTGGATTGACACGCCGTTTTGCGCCGTGTTACACCCAAACGACAGGAGCGAGGAACCGGCGCGGACACGCGCCGGTTCCGCCAGCAGCGAGACGAAGGCCCGCCAGTTCGGGCGCACGTCGCAGGGGGCGCCGTTCGGAACGCATGCCTGGGGGAAAACACGAGGTGGAGGCGGCCGCGATAGCGCGGTCGTGCGCC
This window contains:
- a CDS encoding SH3 domain-containing protein; this translates as MNTMRGLCLLLAAALSGPLLAAGADQAVPFQLQARQLQADYWVARLPAAQGPLLDAAQVQAFNAHLLRHDASMHDLQALPDRYSAAQVRAQMLALSATPTRTLYDADGIVLDTARLASLQSALAVEAIPAEVTPRYALVVRRAALRTFPTRQRAFGSRDDHDIDRFQESALYPGTAVAILHASRDGRWLFVLAPNYAAWIERDRVAEGERTTVLDYARRTPRLVVTGARALTAFTPELPAASQVALDMGSALPLREEWPAQQTVNGQSPLAAYVVQLPLRGEDGRLGLAPALVPRGADVATGPLPATQRNLLQQAFKFLGERYGWGNDYDARDCSGFVADVYRSLGVALPRNTGDQARSPSLASVAYTAAAPLAQRQQILARLQVGDLVYIPGHVMMVIGHDRGHTWVIHDVAGASYRDASSQLQRVRLNGVSVTPLEPMLLSDGTPFIDRITRIQRVRPIARE
- a CDS encoding L,D-transpeptidase family protein, with protein sequence MLLCALVAGTCLAGTARDDAAPQALQQARQLVLVVAPDWDSPRGQLQAFERDAQGWRAHGQRFDVALGRNGSAWGIGLHPAQTDGPQKREGDGRSPAGIFTIGEAFGYAPRIDSALPYQPMRESSYCIDVPDSPLYNRIVDADRVGAEAVAGSTEPMRLDLHHDGDRRYREGFVIGHNPQAQPGAGSCIFAHLWRAQGEATAGCTAMEPSDMQRLLAWLQPGAAPLFVLLPRQDYARLRTAWALPALEPAP
- a CDS encoding dipeptide epimerase, encoding MKITDLQLGMLRVPLKTPFKTALRSVDAVEDVVVLVHTDSGHIGYGEAPATAPITGDTHGSIIEAIDRFIRPRLIGEEVANLNRLTGLIQGALQRNSSAKAAVEIAIHDLWAQLYGAPLYKLLGGGTPAIRTDITISVDAIDVMVADALSALARGFSALKIKVGKDVAVDIERVKAIHAAVGGRASLRLDANQGWTPKQAVSAMRVLEDAGVVLELLEQPVKAWDIEGLKYVTERVHTPVMADESVFAPAQVIDLLQRRAADIVNIKLMKAGGLSNAIRIADIAAAYGVPCMIGCMLESSISVAAAVHLAAARADVITKVDLDGPSLCLFDPVDGGVIFNESEITITDAPGLGIREIRGLELLPPRR
- a CDS encoding APC family permease, which codes for MSGTPEPGLVRAVSRWQIVGLSINDVIGSGIYLLPAATAALLGPLSLWAVLLAGLAVGLLVLCYAQAASYFDEPGGSYLYAREAFGRFAGFEIGWMIWLTRISSAAALSNGLADAVVRFWPAAAGGGVRLAIVAGSLGLLTAINVIGVKSAARTGVALVIGKLVPLLLFVAIGLFYVDWSWAFSGKAPDPRDFGNMGEAALLLLFAYAGFENIPAAAGEYRNPRRDVPFALITMIVTVTLIYAAVQVVAQGTLTNVAQSATPLADAASGFGGEALALLLTVGATISILGTTSNTVMLGPRFLFALAQDGYGPAFLARVHPRFRTPAAAIVLQGVLSLALALSGTFVQLALLSMVTRLFAYIGTAAAVLVLARRYRDRPGALRLPGGPLIPLAALLLALALLLSASWQNLAAAGVALLIGALLYRFPRKTP
- a CDS encoding PQQ-dependent sugar dehydrogenase; the encoded protein is MQRSSLCLASVALTLAVSAAHAAPAAKTAERRADWPFSATPFATFDEPWAMSFLPDGSALVSEKRGTLKRFDPVSGRTGTVSGVPTVAYGGQGGFGDVLPHPAFARNGWVYLSYAEAGSGGTRGAAVARAKLTVDGNGGGALSQLKVIWRQQPKVSGEGHYGHRLAFGPDGKLWIGSSERQKFDPAQDMSGNLGKIVRLNDDGSVPADNPFASRGGVAAQVWSLGHRNVLGLAFDAKGQLWEHEMGPAGGDELNLIQHGANYGYPIVSNGDHYDGRPIPDHATRPEFAAPKVSWTPVISPAGFVVYNGNTFPQWQGNGFIGGLSSQTLVRIEFNGQTAREAARYDMGKRIREVEQGPDGALWLLEDGAGGRLLKLQPEES